In Chryseobacterium salivictor, the DNA window CTTATAGATCGCTTTTCTTTGATCCGCATCTTTGGTCTTGTTGTATTGCTCATACAGCGCATCAATTTTATCCAACTGCGGTTTTTCTTTTGCCCAGTCCAGAGAACCGTATTTGTCGGTTCCTTTGAAAAGCATGTGTTCCAGATAATGCGCTAAACCGGTATTGGTTCGCGGATCGGTTTTACTTCCGGCTTTCACGGCGACGTACGCCTGAATTCGCGGATCTTTTTTGGTTGGACTCAGAATAACAGTGAGACCATTTTTCAAAGTGTAAAATCGGGCATTCATGGGATCATTGGTCACGTACTTATACGTGTATCCGTTTCCTGATGCTTCTTTCCACTGAAACTGATTCTGTGCAAAAGCCTGCACCGAAATCAGCAAAGCAGCAAGAACTAAAGTGAATTTTTTAAACATAGATTATATTTTATGAGATTAGACGAAATTATTTCAGAATTGTTTCAAGAATGTATAAAATTATAGTAAAAAATTTTTCAGAGTGATTATATTTAACAAAACTCAGGTTCAGCTTTTTTGGATTTGAAAAGAATTATCTTTCAAAAAGCAATCTTTCGCCATGCTTTTCCTCAGAAACTTTTCCGTTTTCGAAAGCCAGAAATCCATTGACAAAAGTGTGCGTGATTTTGGAATGAAAAGCTGTTCCTTCGAAAGGACTCCAACCGCATTTGTATAAAATATTTTCTTCGGAAACTGTGTAACTTTGGTTCAAATCAACCAAAACCAAATCAGCTTTATATCCTTCTTTAATAAATCCCCGCTTTTCAATCTGGAAAAGAATTGCCGGATTATGACACATTTTTTCCACAATTTTTTCTAAAGAAATTTTATCATTTTTAAAGTTTTCGAGCATGACATTTAAAGCATGCTGTACCAAAGGTCCGCCGGAAGGTGCTTTCAAATATTTTTGCGATTTTTCCTCTAAAGTATGCGGCGCGTGATCGGTGGCAATTACATCAATTCGATCATCCAGAAGTGCTTCCCACAAACCGTCTTTATCTATTTGGGTTTTTACCGCAGGATTCCATTTGATGAAATTCCCTTTGGTTTCGTAATCTTCATTGGTAAAAGTGAGATGATGGACACAAACTTCCGCCGTTATTTTTTTCTCCTTTAAAGGAATATCATTTCGGAAAAGCGCTGTTTCTTTTGCCGTAGAAAGATGGAAAATATGCAGTCTCGCACCCGTTTTTTTTGCCAGCTCAACCGCTTTAGACGAAGAAATATAACACGCTTCTTCACTTCGGATCAAATGATGGGCAGTTACAGGGATATCTTCGCCATATTTCTCTTTAAAGATTTCGGTATTTTTTCTGATAGTCGCTTCATCTTCGCAATGAACGGCGATCAGCATTTTGGTGCTGCTGAAAATCTTTTCTAAAGTATCCGGATTATCTACCAACATATTTCCTGTCGAAGAACCCAAAAATAATTTAATTCCCGCCACATTTCGCGGATTGGTTTTCAGAACTTCTTCGAGATTATCATTGGTTCCGCCCATCATAAAAGAATAATTCGCGAATGATTTTTCGGCGGCAATTTTATATTTATCTTCCAAAAGTTCCTGAGTGACTGCGTTCGGGACGGTATTCGGCTGCTCCATAAAACTCGTAATTCCACCGGCGATTGCTGCTCGGGATTCACTTTCGATATCGCCTTTCCATGTTAAACCCGGTTCGCGAAAATGCACCTGATCATCAATAATTCCCGGCAAAAGATATTTCCCCGAAGCATCAATTATTTGATCCACATTTTCTTCAGAAATATTTTTTCCGATTTTAGAAATCAAATCATTTTCGATGAGAATGTCACTTTCAAAAATTTGATTTTCATTGACGATTTTGGCGTTTTTAATTACAATTTTCATTTTACAGGGAGAGAGATTTAGTGGTTTGGAAAATTAAGATTCGCTTTCGGAAATCAGCTTTCACAAATTTAATATTTAAAAACGATTAAAAAACGCTTCCTCTTCATTTCAAATAAATTAAAATTAATGAATGAATCAAAAGCCACAAATTCACGAATATTCTTTATTCTTTAAATTAAAAAGCACCTACTTAAAATCGGCAATTCATTTAAACAGAGTAAAATAGATTCGTGTATTCGTGGCAAAAAAAAATAATTTATTTAGAGTAATCTGAATTTTGAAATGTTTTCAGCTCAAATCTATTTAATTATATTTGCAGAAATTCAGAAATTTTGTATAAAAAATTATTGGGACAAACCGCGATCTATGGTCTAAGCACTGTTATTATCCGATTATTCCCATTTATCATCAGTCCTTTTGTCACTCACGCATTTGGTCCGCAGTCATTGGCGCCGTTTATCGATTTTTATTCGGTGGCCGGAATCATCATTGTTTTGCTTTCTCACGGTATGGAAACTACGTTTTTCAGGTTTGCCGAAAAAGAAGATGACATCAGGAAATTGATTTCCACTTCTACGTTAAGTGTCGTCGCAGCGTCATTTTTATTTATGTTTTTCTGTTATATTTTCCGACAGGATTTAGCAGTCGCCTTCAAAACACCTGATCAGATCAACCTTTTAACCATGATGCTTTTCGTGCTTGGTTTGGATGGACTTTCTACCATGCCATTTGTCATTTTAAGAAAAACCGGCCGCCCCAAAAAATTCGCTTTAATTAAAATTATTAATGGCGTTATTAATTTTCTTCTGGTTTTATTTTTCATCGTTATTTTACCAAAATTAGGAGCAAAAGGGCTCTTCGGATTTACCTATCATAAAGAGTTTGGAATCGGATATGTATTTGTCGCCAATTTAGTTGCGAGTGCCGTAACATTTATTCTGCTGTCACAAGAAATAAAGTCAGTACGGATCGGTGCTTTTGACTGGAAGCTCTGGAAGAAAATGATGGCATATTCCTGGCCCATTACGATTGCTGGTTTAGCCGGAGTGATTAATGAAACGATGGATCGCCAGTTTTTGAAATATCTTTTACCGGACGGAACCAATACAGAACAAATGGCAATTTACGGAGCAGTTTGTAAAATCGTGACTTTCCTTACCTTGTTCCGGCAAGCGTATCTTTTGGGAATTGAACCTTTCTTTTTTTCCCATGCTAAAAATGAAAACTCCGGACAAGCGTATGCAAAACTGATGGATATGTTCGTCATTGTAAACTGCATTATTCTGCTGGCTTTATGCGTTAATTTGGATTGGCTTGCGAAATTATACCTCGCAAATCCTGCCTATAATGTTGGAATATCAATTGTGCCGATTGTTTTGATCGCCGCTGTTTTTCTGGGAATTTATCTGAACATGTCGGTTTGGTATAAACTTTCTGACAAGACAATTTTTGGTGCTTATATTTCGGTTTTAGGAGCCGCCGTAACGGTTGCGGTGAATGTGTATTTTATCCCGTCTTACGGATATTGGGCTTCAACATGGGGAACTTTTTTAAGCTATTTCTCGATGATGACGGTATCGTATTTCCTTGGTCAATATTTTTATCCGATTCCTTATCACATGAAAAAAATAATGGGATATTTGAGTTTAAGCATTTTCTTCTCGCTCCTCTCTTATTATGTGCTCGGCGGCAATTTACTTATAGGAAATTCATTATTATTCGTATTTTTAGCCATTGTTTTTTATGTGGAAAAAGAAACTTTAAAAAAAATCAGAAAAGCTTAAATATGAAAATAAAAATCATCAATAAATCACAACATCCTTTACCGCAATATCAGACAGCACTTTCTGCAGGAATGGATCTGTACGCTAATTTGGAAGAAAGCATCACTTTAAAATCTTTGGAAAGGAAATTAATTCCCACCGGACTGTTTCTCGAACTCAGTGAAGGTTTTGAAGCACAGATCAGACCCAGAAGTGGATTATCTATAAAAAACGGAATTACAGTACTGAACGCGCCCGGAACCATCGACGCGGATTACCGCGGAGAAATTGGGGTTATTTTAGTAAATTTGTCCACCGAAGATTTCAACATCAATAATGGTGACCGGATTGCTCAAATGGTAATTGCCAAATATGAAACCGCAGAATGGCTGGAAGTTGCTGAAATCAGTGAAACTGAAAGGGGAGCCGGAGGATTCGGAAGCACCCATTTATAAATATTAAAAAAGTCTCTTTCTATAAATTGATTTCAATCATAAAAAATCAGACAAAAAAAACATACAAACTATGAAAATTATCGTTCCTATGGCTGGTCGTGGTTCCAGATTAAGACCACACACTTTAACCGTTCCGAAACCATTAATCCCAATTGCAGGCAAACCCATTGTTCAACGCTTGGTTGAAGATATTACAAAAGTAGCCGGCGAAAAAATCGATGAAATCGCTTTTATTATTGGAGATTTCGGAGCAGAAGTTGAAGCGTCTTTAATTCAGATTGCAGAAAGTCTGGGGGCGAAAGGAACCGTTTATACGCAAGATGAACCATTAGGAACAGCACACGCTATTAAATGTGCGGAACAGTCAATGCAGGGCAATGTAGTTGTTGCTTTTGCGGACACTTTGTTTAAAGCAGATTTCAAATTAGATAAAAATTCAGATGGTGTAATTTGGGTGAAAAAAGTAGAAGATCCTTCTGCATTTGGCGTCGTAAAATTAGACGATTACGGGTTCATTACTGATTTCGTAGAAAAACCTAAAACTTTTGTCTCAGATTTGGCCATTATTGGAATTTACTATTTCAATTCTGCCGAAAAACTGATGAGCGAAATTAATTATATCATGGATAATGGTATTAAACAGGGCGGTGAATATCAACTGACAACCGCTTTAGAAAATCTTCGCCAAAAAGGAGCAAAATTTTCATTGGGCAAAGTTGATGACTGGATGGACTGCGGAAATAAAAATGCAACCGTGGATACCAACGGGAAAGTTTTGGAATACGAAAGAGAAAATGTTTCGCAATTTCCTGCTTCTGCAAAAATTGACAACTGTATGATCATCCCACCGTGTTTCATCGGTGAAAATGTGGAAATCTCCAACTCGAAAATTGGACCGAGGGTTTCTATCGGAAACAACACGAAGATTATCAACTCGAATATTGACAATTCTCTGAT includes these proteins:
- the dut gene encoding dUTP diphosphatase produces the protein MKIKIINKSQHPLPQYQTALSAGMDLYANLEESITLKSLERKLIPTGLFLELSEGFEAQIRPRSGLSIKNGITVLNAPGTIDADYRGEIGVILVNLSTEDFNINNGDRIAQMVIAKYETAEWLEVAEISETERGAGGFGSTHL
- a CDS encoding lipopolysaccharide biosynthesis protein — its product is MYKKLLGQTAIYGLSTVIIRLFPFIISPFVTHAFGPQSLAPFIDFYSVAGIIIVLLSHGMETTFFRFAEKEDDIRKLISTSTLSVVAASFLFMFFCYIFRQDLAVAFKTPDQINLLTMMLFVLGLDGLSTMPFVILRKTGRPKKFALIKIINGVINFLLVLFFIVILPKLGAKGLFGFTYHKEFGIGYVFVANLVASAVTFILLSQEIKSVRIGAFDWKLWKKMMAYSWPITIAGLAGVINETMDRQFLKYLLPDGTNTEQMAIYGAVCKIVTFLTLFRQAYLLGIEPFFFSHAKNENSGQAYAKLMDMFVIVNCIILLALCVNLDWLAKLYLANPAYNVGISIVPIVLIAAVFLGIYLNMSVWYKLSDKTIFGAYISVLGAAVTVAVNVYFIPSYGYWASTWGTFLSYFSMMTVSYFLGQYFYPIPYHMKKIMGYLSLSIFFSLLSYYVLGGNLLIGNSLLFVFLAIVFYVEKETLKKIRKA
- a CDS encoding sugar phosphate nucleotidyltransferase; the encoded protein is MKIIVPMAGRGSRLRPHTLTVPKPLIPIAGKPIVQRLVEDITKVAGEKIDEIAFIIGDFGAEVEASLIQIAESLGAKGTVYTQDEPLGTAHAIKCAEQSMQGNVVVAFADTLFKADFKLDKNSDGVIWVKKVEDPSAFGVVKLDDYGFITDFVEKPKTFVSDLAIIGIYYFNSAEKLMSEINYIMDNGIKQGGEYQLTTALENLRQKGAKFSLGKVDDWMDCGNKNATVDTNGKVLEYERENVSQFPASAKIDNCMIIPPCFIGENVEISNSKIGPRVSIGNNTKIINSNIDNSLIQENTMIDHGNLSNSMIGNSAEYYGVAREISLGDFSVLDFLSNHKNL
- a CDS encoding dihydroorotase, whose amino-acid sequence is MKIVIKNAKIVNENQIFESDILIENDLISKIGKNISEENVDQIIDASGKYLLPGIIDDQVHFREPGLTWKGDIESESRAAIAGGITSFMEQPNTVPNAVTQELLEDKYKIAAEKSFANYSFMMGGTNDNLEEVLKTNPRNVAGIKLFLGSSTGNMLVDNPDTLEKIFSSTKMLIAVHCEDEATIRKNTEIFKEKYGEDIPVTAHHLIRSEEACYISSSKAVELAKKTGARLHIFHLSTAKETALFRNDIPLKEKKITAEVCVHHLTFTNEDYETKGNFIKWNPAVKTQIDKDGLWEALLDDRIDVIATDHAPHTLEEKSQKYLKAPSGGPLVQHALNVMLENFKNDKISLEKIVEKMCHNPAILFQIEKRGFIKEGYKADLVLVDLNQSYTVSEENILYKCGWSPFEGTAFHSKITHTFVNGFLAFENGKVSEEKHGERLLFER